One Flavobacterium sp. 90 DNA segment encodes these proteins:
- a CDS encoding TAT-variant-translocated molybdopterin oxidoreductase — protein sequence MSSNKKYWKSVEELENSSIVEALRNNEFVEEIPTEEFLGNADALAQSGTSRRDFLKYVGFSTAAVTLAACEGPVHKSIPYVLQPEQIIPGVADYYATTVFDGFDFANLLVKTREGRPIKIDNNTISGAKFSANARIHASILSLYDSMRLKEPKLEGKNSSWSAVDLKIKSSLADAKAKGGQVVLLTNTLASPSTEKLIGEFIAKNPNAKHVVYDAVSSSEALDAFETVYGERALVDYDFSKASLIVSVGADFLGDWQGGGYDAGYAQGRIPQNGKMSRHFQFESNMTLSGAAADKRIPMTPADQKQALVLVYNVIAGTSVPVSLDAKFKTEVTKAAQQLKAAGSKGVLVSGIEDKNAQLLVLAINQVLASEAFNTAGTRQIRKGSNAAVSQVIKDMNAGSVHTLIMSGINPVYTLADSASFVSGLKKVKTSVAFSLKEDETASVVTIAAPAPHYLESWGDVVITKGTYSLTQPTIRPIFNTKQFQDVLLSLNGVPGNFYDYLKASSAGIIAGSSWNKVLHDGIFVIGSTALSAGSIDYAAAANAVSKSKAAGEFELVLYTKTGLGDGQQANNPWLQEFPDPITRVSWDNYVTVSNADAKKLGLTNEIVANGGLNGSYATITTADGLKLENVPVIVQPGQAVGTVGLAVGYGRKAALKEEMVVGLNAYALYKNFNSVQSVSIAKANGVHEFACVQGQKTLMGRGDIIKETTLEIFNTKDAEFWNEQPMVSLDHEEVKATTVDLWESFDRSTGHHFNLSIDLNACTGCGACVIACHAENNVPVVGKAEVRRSRDMHWLRIDRYYSSESTFEGDNERKENIAGLSSSLSTFNEMEKPGDNPQVSFQPVMCQHCNHAPCETVCPVAATSHGREGQNHMAYNRCVGTRYCANNCPYKVRRFNWFLYNKNSEFDYHMNDDLGRMVLNPDVNVRSRGVMEKCSMCIQMTQATKLKAKNEGRPVADGEFQTACSNACSSGAMIFGDVNDKESKVAKLAADERSYHLLEHVGTKPNVVYHVKVRNT from the coding sequence ATGTCATCAAACAAAAAATACTGGAAAAGTGTTGAAGAACTAGAAAATAGTTCTATTGTTGAGGCGCTTAGAAATAACGAATTCGTTGAAGAGATTCCTACAGAAGAATTCTTAGGGAATGCAGATGCTTTAGCTCAATCTGGAACTTCACGTCGTGACTTTTTAAAGTACGTAGGATTTAGTACTGCAGCGGTAACTCTAGCTGCCTGCGAAGGTCCGGTTCACAAGTCTATCCCTTACGTGTTACAACCAGAACAAATCATTCCTGGTGTTGCAGATTATTATGCGACTACTGTTTTTGATGGTTTTGATTTTGCTAACTTATTAGTAAAAACTCGTGAAGGTCGTCCAATTAAAATTGATAACAATACTATTTCTGGAGCTAAGTTTTCAGCCAATGCTAGAATTCATGCGTCTATCTTATCATTATATGATAGCATGCGTTTGAAAGAACCTAAATTGGAAGGAAAAAATAGTAGCTGGTCTGCTGTTGATTTGAAAATAAAATCAAGTCTTGCGGATGCAAAAGCAAAAGGTGGACAAGTAGTATTGTTGACAAATACTTTAGCAAGTCCATCTACTGAGAAATTAATAGGTGAATTTATTGCTAAAAACCCAAATGCAAAACACGTTGTTTATGACGCTGTTTCTTCTTCGGAAGCATTAGATGCATTTGAAACAGTTTACGGAGAAAGAGCTCTTGTTGATTACGATTTTTCAAAAGCTTCTTTAATTGTTTCTGTTGGAGCTGATTTCTTAGGAGATTGGCAAGGTGGTGGATACGATGCCGGATATGCTCAAGGACGTATTCCTCAAAACGGAAAAATGTCACGTCATTTTCAGTTCGAATCAAACATGACATTGTCTGGTGCTGCTGCTGATAAGCGTATTCCAATGACTCCAGCGGATCAAAAACAAGCGTTAGTTTTAGTTTATAATGTTATTGCAGGTACTTCTGTTCCGGTTTCTTTGGATGCTAAATTTAAAACAGAAGTTACTAAAGCTGCTCAACAGTTAAAAGCTGCTGGGTCTAAAGGAGTTTTAGTATCTGGAATTGAAGATAAAAATGCTCAATTATTAGTTTTAGCTATCAATCAGGTATTGGCTAGTGAAGCTTTTAATACAGCTGGTACAAGACAAATTAGAAAAGGATCTAATGCGGCTGTATCTCAAGTAATAAAAGATATGAATGCTGGAAGTGTTCATACTTTAATCATGAGTGGTATTAATCCGGTTTATACATTAGCTGATTCAGCTTCTTTTGTGTCTGGATTGAAAAAAGTAAAAACTTCAGTTGCTTTCTCTTTAAAAGAAGATGAAACGGCTTCAGTTGTTACAATCGCTGCTCCGGCTCCTCATTATTTAGAATCATGGGGTGATGTTGTGATTACTAAAGGAACTTATAGTTTAACTCAACCAACTATTCGTCCTATATTCAATACAAAACAATTTCAAGATGTTTTATTATCATTAAACGGAGTTCCTGGAAATTTCTACGATTATCTTAAAGCTAGTTCGGCTGGGATTATTGCTGGTTCTTCTTGGAATAAAGTTTTACATGATGGTATTTTTGTAATTGGTTCTACTGCTTTATCTGCAGGTTCTATTGATTATGCTGCTGCTGCAAATGCGGTTTCAAAATCAAAAGCTGCCGGAGAATTTGAATTAGTATTGTATACTAAAACAGGTTTAGGAGATGGACAACAAGCAAACAATCCTTGGTTGCAAGAGTTCCCAGATCCAATCACAAGAGTTTCTTGGGATAACTATGTTACGGTTTCTAATGCTGATGCTAAAAAACTTGGTTTAACAAATGAGATTGTTGCGAACGGAGGTTTAAACGGAAGTTATGCTACAATTACTACTGCTGACGGTTTAAAATTAGAAAATGTTCCAGTTATTGTTCAGCCAGGACAAGCTGTTGGAACAGTTGGTTTAGCAGTTGGTTATGGTCGTAAAGCGGCTTTAAAAGAAGAAATGGTCGTAGGTTTAAATGCTTACGCTTTATATAAAAACTTCAATAGTGTTCAATCTGTTTCTATTGCTAAGGCAAATGGAGTACATGAGTTTGCTTGTGTTCAAGGACAGAAAACATTAATGGGTAGAGGAGATATTATTAAAGAAACTACTCTTGAAATCTTTAATACTAAAGATGCTGAATTTTGGAACGAACAACCAATGGTATCTTTAGATCACGAAGAAGTAAAAGCTACTACTGTCGATTTATGGGAATCATTTGATCGTTCTACTGGACATCACTTTAACCTTTCGATTGACTTGAACGCTTGTACAGGATGTGGAGCATGTGTTATTGCTTGTCATGCCGAAAACAACGTTCCTGTAGTAGGAAAAGCTGAAGTAAGAAGAAGTCGTGATATGCACTGGTTGCGTATTGATAGATATTATTCTTCTGAAAGTACTTTTGAAGGTGATAACGAAAGAAAAGAGAATATCGCTGGTTTATCTAGTTCATTATCTACATTTAATGAAATGGAAAAACCTGGAGATAATCCACAAGTTTCATTCCAACCAGTTATGTGTCAGCACTGTAATCACGCACCATGTGAGACAGTTTGTCCAGTTGCTGCAACATCTCATGGTCGTGAAGGTCAAAACCACATGGCATACAACAGATGTGTTGGTACTCGTTACTGTGCTAACAACTGTCCATATAAAGTACGTCGTTTCAACTGGTTCTTGTATAACAAAAACAGCGAATTCGATTATCACATGAATGACGATTTAGGACGTATGGTATTAAACCCAGACGTAAACGTTCGTTCTCGTGGTGTTATGGAAAAATGTTCAATGTGTATTCAAATGACACAAGCTACTAAATTAAAAGCTAAAAACGAAGGTCGCCCAGTTGCTGATGGCGAATTCCAAACAGCTTGTTCTAACGCTTGTTCTTCTGGAGCAATGATATTTGGTGATGTTAATGATAAAGAAAGTAAAGTTGCTAAATTAGCGGCTGATGAAAGATCATATCACTTATTAGAGCATGTAGGAACAAAACCTAATGTGGTTTACCATGTTAAAGTTAGAAATACTTAG